From a single Pieris rapae chromosome 17, ilPieRapa1.1, whole genome shotgun sequence genomic region:
- the LOC110999537 gene encoding 60S ribosomal protein L29 — translation MAKSKNHTNHNQNRKAHRNGITKPTKFRHESTLGMDPKFLRNQRFCKKGNLKPAKQVARAAERKAKREAKSKK, via the exons ATGGCAAAGTCTAAGAACCACACAAACCATAACCAAA ACCGCAAGGCCCACAGAAATGGTATAACGAAACCTACTAAGTTCAGGCACGAATCTACTCTCGGT ATGGATCCTAAATTCTTAAGAAATCAAAGGTTCTGCAAAAAGGGAAACTTGAAGCCTGCCAAACAAGTAGCACGTGCTGCTGAAAGGAAAGCTAAAAGAGAAGCCAAgtcaaaaaaatga